A region from the Desulfomonilaceae bacterium genome encodes:
- a CDS encoding ABC transporter ATP-binding protein: MAGLLLEIKKLKVIFNSDRGTALAVNDVSLNLERGETLGLVGESGCGKSVTALSIMRLIPTPPGLIASGEIIFQGSDLLKFSPAKMRATRGKDISMIFQEPMTSLNPVFKIGDQVSEVYRTHLKMTKKEALEAALEMLRTVGIPEPSERIRDYPHQMSGGMRQRVMIAMALACDPKLMIADEPTTALDVTIQAQILDLMNDIKHKKDTGIILITHDLGVVAEMADKVAVMYAGQIVEEANVKALFSNPLHPYTIGLLKSVPRIDQGAKTKRLRLYMIPGMVPDLVNLPKGCVFRDRCPEADAICVNPPALELKKSGSIARCWMR, from the coding sequence ATGGCCGGTTTGCTGCTCGAAATAAAAAAGCTGAAAGTCATTTTTAACTCTGACCGGGGAACGGCATTGGCTGTCAATGATGTCAGCCTGAACCTGGAGAGGGGAGAAACTCTCGGATTGGTGGGAGAATCAGGATGTGGAAAGAGTGTCACTGCACTGTCAATAATGCGTTTGATTCCAACTCCACCCGGTTTAATCGCCAGCGGTGAAATTATTTTCCAGGGTTCTGATTTGCTGAAGTTTTCTCCCGCGAAGATGCGCGCCACTCGAGGGAAAGACATTTCAATGATTTTCCAAGAACCCATGACGAGCCTTAACCCGGTTTTCAAAATTGGTGATCAGGTTTCCGAGGTGTACCGCACGCATCTGAAAATGACCAAGAAAGAAGCTCTCGAAGCGGCTCTGGAAATGCTCAGGACAGTTGGCATTCCTGAACCCAGTGAACGTATTAGGGATTATCCTCATCAGATGAGCGGCGGGATGCGTCAGAGAGTGATGATCGCCATGGCGTTAGCATGCGATCCTAAACTCATGATTGCCGACGAGCCTACAACAGCGCTTGACGTAACGATTCAGGCTCAAATACTTGACCTCATGAATGACATCAAACATAAAAAAGATACCGGAATTATTTTAATTACCCACGATTTGGGAGTTGTGGCGGAAATGGCGGACAAAGTAGCGGTGATGTACGCCGGTCAAATTGTCGAGGAAGCGAATGTGAAGGCGCTGTTCTCAAATCCACTCCACCCCTATACCATCGGTTTACTTAAATCGGTTCCTCGTATAGATCAGGGCGCCAAAACAAAACGGCTGAGACTTTACATGATTCCAGGAATGGTTCCGGATCTGGTCAATCTTCCCAAGGGTTGCGTTTTTCGTGACAGATGTCCGGAAGCAGATGCCATATGTGTGAACCCGCCAGCGCTGGAACTTAAAAAATCTGGCTCTATTGCCCGGTGCTGGATGCGATAA
- a CDS encoding FKBP-type peptidyl-prolyl cis-trans isomerase: MDCSVDNQPYEIAASGAYVKIRYKVKIVGGPVLKGSDQMETMDFVTGYKHVIPGLEKRLIGATQGQKMVFDVPAEEAFGKRDDSLVFVKDKKEFHFPPGYEPYPGMEISVIFNDDEGPDSVRIKDVREDGIVIDFNHNLAGFDLSYELEIIEARPSRSSDVCAEWDRKPEDDSPCSCAPHEIVLGKDA; the protein is encoded by the coding sequence ATGGATTGTTCTGTTGACAACCAGCCCTATGAAATAGCCGCTTCGGGAGCCTACGTAAAAATCAGATATAAAGTGAAAATAGTTGGCGGGCCTGTGCTCAAAGGCTCGGACCAAATGGAAACAATGGATTTTGTAACCGGTTACAAGCATGTCATCCCTGGTTTAGAAAAAAGACTGATAGGCGCAACGCAAGGCCAGAAAATGGTTTTCGATGTTCCGGCGGAAGAAGCCTTTGGAAAGAGGGACGATAGCCTGGTCTTTGTCAAGGATAAGAAGGAATTCCATTTTCCACCAGGTTACGAGCCGTATCCCGGGATGGAGATCTCCGTCATATTTAACGACGATGAAGGACCCGATAGTGTGCGAATCAAGGACGTCAGGGAAGATGGGATTGTGATCGATTTTAATCACAATCTGGCCGGATTCGATTTGAGCTATGAACTCGAAATCATTGAAGCCCGCCCGTCCCGTTCCAGTGACGTCTGCGCCGAATGGGATCGAAAACCTGAAGATGACTCCCCGTGTAGCTGCGCTCCTCACGAGATAGTACTAGGGAAGGATGCATAG
- a CDS encoding TIGR01777 family oxidoreductase, whose amino-acid sequence MKVFLTGGNGFVGTNLARFLTDNGHEVSLLVRNPSKVKDLPGRVSVVIGESTKQGTWQENLEKYDLFINLAGANIFRRWDDVYKKLLRESRIKTTRNLVEALPSSGVFLSASAVGYYGFTGDEELDETSPPGKDFLAQLAVDWENEALNASQRGIRVVLTRFGVVLGNDGGALDQMVRPFKFFVGGPIGNGRQWMSWIHLQDLCRAALFVAENPAVEGPVNFCSPEPVTNKNLAEEIGKILHRPSFIPAPGLVIRLALGEFGSVILKGQRILPRKLINHGFQFSFSSVRSALTDLLK is encoded by the coding sequence ATGAAAGTTTTTCTAACTGGCGGAAACGGATTTGTTGGGACCAATTTGGCTCGGTTTTTAACCGATAACGGGCATGAAGTAAGCCTACTGGTCCGGAACCCGTCAAAGGTCAAGGATCTTCCTGGACGCGTCTCCGTTGTGATCGGAGAATCCACAAAACAGGGAACATGGCAAGAGAATCTTGAAAAATATGATCTCTTCATTAACCTTGCGGGAGCTAACATTTTTCGGCGGTGGGACGACGTTTACAAGAAACTCCTGAGAGAAAGCCGAATAAAAACTACGAGAAATCTAGTGGAAGCTCTCCCTTCTTCAGGAGTGTTTCTAAGCGCATCGGCCGTTGGATATTATGGATTCACCGGAGACGAAGAATTGGATGAAACATCTCCTCCGGGGAAGGATTTCTTGGCTCAACTCGCTGTTGACTGGGAAAATGAAGCCCTTAACGCGTCGCAAAGAGGGATTCGAGTCGTCTTGACGCGTTTTGGAGTTGTCCTGGGAAATGACGGGGGCGCACTCGATCAGATGGTTAGACCGTTTAAATTTTTTGTGGGTGGACCAATCGGCAATGGTCGCCAATGGATGTCCTGGATACATCTTCAGGATTTGTGTCGGGCCGCATTGTTCGTCGCTGAAAATCCGGCGGTGGAAGGGCCTGTTAATTTTTGTTCACCTGAACCGGTGACCAATAAGAATCTAGCTGAGGAAATCGGCAAAATCCTCCACCGACCTTCCTTCATTCCAGCTCCAGGACTCGTTATCAGGCTAGCGCTTGGAGAGTTTGGATCCGTCATACTTAAAGGCCAGAGGATTCTTCCTAGAAAACTTATTAACCACGGATTCCAGTTCAGCTTTTCAAGCGTGAGATCCGCCTTGACTGATTTGCTGAAATAA
- a CDS encoding ATP-binding protein → MLNSSEKERFGQLLTSAGQMYFEVNKDLEVTYANDLLKEVFGNPTGKKCYEIISNATDICPGCPVDKVLKGATRSVAELFRYDKDDMPIWLDSTAIPIKDHKGAIVGAGQLSVDMTQRKKDLVWKKDSERLYRNLVEQSPDVIFSLDAQGHFTFVNTQVEKFLGFRVHHVLETPLKDYIAPEDRSRLENLSELEPESIWDEEVAVIDANGARKFARIRIKVSFDEVEETLGFEGVMRDRTVRRKLEEDLRASRAALVEKIKIIDELYEHIVESGKCKAIEDHTAEVAHELRQPLAIIGGFARRLSKALDGLDAIDLDRQKQYVSIIISEIQRLEKILDRLIEFTKRGNITVQKINPNDLIKYIIAITEARVIQKNILLNVNLGSEIGEIPLDPGRFQQLALNLLSNAVDASPVGGVIDLETGVSIPSDRAMKIGALASETFFEMKIRNNGPVIPPEIIQNVFNPFFTTKEHGTGLGLTVSKKIVEDHGGSISVKSDEDGTTFTIWLPLKEMSKSRNDFCLFQAPA, encoded by the coding sequence GTGTTAAATAGTTCGGAAAAGGAAAGATTCGGACAGTTACTCACTAGCGCTGGGCAGATGTACTTCGAAGTTAATAAAGATTTAGAGGTAACTTATGCCAATGATTTGCTAAAAGAAGTTTTCGGAAATCCAACTGGTAAGAAATGCTACGAAATTATATCCAACGCAACTGATATTTGTCCGGGCTGCCCCGTGGACAAAGTCCTCAAAGGAGCCACCAGATCTGTAGCTGAACTGTTTCGATACGACAAGGACGACATGCCAATTTGGCTGGATAGCACAGCTATTCCCATCAAAGATCACAAAGGCGCCATTGTTGGGGCCGGTCAATTGTCAGTAGATATGACCCAAAGGAAAAAAGACCTAGTTTGGAAAAAGGATTCCGAAAGATTGTACCGAAACCTTGTGGAACAATCTCCAGACGTGATCTTTTCTTTGGACGCTCAGGGGCACTTCACATTTGTGAATACACAGGTAGAGAAATTTCTTGGTTTCAGGGTGCACCATGTTCTGGAAACCCCTCTGAAGGATTATATAGCTCCTGAGGATAGATCAAGGCTTGAGAATCTTTCTGAACTGGAACCAGAATCAATCTGGGACGAGGAAGTCGCCGTGATCGACGCAAATGGCGCACGCAAATTTGCGAGGATAAGGATCAAGGTTTCGTTTGATGAGGTTGAAGAGACTCTCGGTTTTGAGGGAGTCATGCGAGATAGAACCGTTCGTAGGAAGCTGGAAGAGGATTTACGGGCTTCCCGAGCTGCGCTGGTTGAAAAGATCAAAATAATAGATGAGCTTTATGAGCACATCGTTGAATCCGGAAAATGCAAGGCAATAGAAGACCACACTGCCGAAGTGGCTCATGAGTTGCGGCAACCGCTGGCAATTATAGGGGGATTCGCTAGGAGGCTTTCAAAAGCTCTCGACGGACTTGACGCAATAGATCTCGATCGTCAAAAACAGTATGTGAGTATCATAATATCGGAGATACAAAGGCTAGAGAAAATACTCGACCGCCTGATTGAATTTACAAAACGTGGCAATATCACGGTTCAGAAAATTAACCCGAATGACCTCATCAAATATATAATAGCTATTACTGAAGCCCGTGTGATCCAAAAAAACATTTTGCTAAATGTTAACCTTGGTTCAGAGATTGGCGAGATACCACTTGATCCGGGCCGCTTTCAGCAACTGGCTTTGAATTTGCTTTCAAATGCGGTTGACGCTTCACCTGTCGGTGGAGTCATAGATCTGGAAACGGGCGTGTCCATTCCGAGTGACCGGGCTATGAAGATAGGAGCTTTAGCCTCCGAAACATTTTTTGAAATGAAGATACGCAACAACGGACCTGTTATTCCCCCTGAAATAATCCAAAACGTGTTCAATCCGTTTTTCACCACAAAAGAGCATGGAACGGGATTGGGGCTGACAGTAAGTAAAAAAATTGTTGAGGACCACGGCGGGTCAATATCTGTGAAATCTGATGAAGACGGGACTACTTTTACAATCTGGCTACCTCTAAAGGAAATGTCTAAGAGCAGGAATGACTTTTGTCTTTTTCAGGCTCCAGCTTAA
- a CDS encoding tetratricopeptide repeat protein, translated as MSRLLFILSTLCIFVCASIFVAGCSKKIIRQSTVFDLDKTFDEKSEDSRENFKDKGIQLARERNFVQAIDLLKKYTQDQPADFSAFNALAISYKNTGDFSKAMLNFEKALNLASAAEERAKILANIGNLYYSDGKYQAALGFYKEAASEFDKNPMYMILIARTFVVLGDYDRAKKVLSTLNTKGFCPSDLDKGEDRGLNNYLLAEIYTGLNDEKKVYANIEEALKLDLPRFRAKLLHDMKDEKNLFYTLKGDKRVNDILARHGSPSM; from the coding sequence ATGTCGAGACTTCTATTTATTTTGAGCACGCTCTGTATATTTGTTTGCGCTTCTATTTTTGTCGCCGGTTGTTCAAAGAAAATAATCCGCCAGAGCACTGTGTTTGATCTGGACAAGACCTTTGATGAAAAGTCGGAAGATTCCCGTGAAAATTTTAAGGATAAAGGAATTCAACTAGCGCGTGAGAGAAATTTTGTCCAAGCCATAGATCTTCTAAAAAAATATACGCAAGATCAACCTGCCGATTTCTCGGCGTTCAACGCACTTGCGATCAGCTACAAGAATACGGGTGATTTCTCTAAGGCCATGCTGAATTTTGAAAAGGCGCTCAATCTTGCTTCCGCTGCGGAAGAACGCGCCAAAATTCTGGCTAATATCGGGAACCTGTATTATAGCGACGGCAAGTACCAGGCCGCACTAGGATTTTACAAAGAAGCCGCCTCAGAATTTGATAAGAATCCGATGTACATGATTTTGATCGCCAGAACGTTCGTTGTTCTTGGGGACTACGATCGAGCCAAGAAAGTCCTTTCAACTTTGAATACTAAGGGCTTCTGTCCTTCGGACTTGGACAAAGGAGAAGATCGTGGGCTCAACAACTATCTACTCGCTGAAATCTACACGGGATTGAATGATGAGAAAAAAGTGTATGCAAATATCGAAGAAGCCCTGAAACTCGACCTTCCAAGATTTCGAGCAAAGCTTCTTCATGACATGAAGGATGAAAAGAATCTCTTTTATACATTGAAGGGAGACAAACGTGTAAATGATATTCTTGCCCGTCATGGATCACCTTCTATGTAG
- a CDS encoding valine--tRNA ligase translates to MTQDLLPKTYSPAEIESKWYDFWLENGYFKAGDDKTGLEYSIVIPPPNVTGSLHMGHALNNTLQDILIRYHRMNGYNTLWMPGMDHAGIATQNVVERRIGAEGLTRDDLGRDRFIEKVWEWKEQSGGVIINQLKRLGCSCDWDRQRFTMDEGLSNAVREVFVKLYDEGLIYKGDYIVNWCPRCHTALSDLEVEHEETPGSLWHIRYPIENSDECLIVATTRPETMLGDTAVAVNPTDPRYSRYVGKFAILPLVGRRLRIIADPIVAMDFGTGALKVTPSHDLTDFELSIRHDLERVTIMDSDARINERGIHFQGLDRYECRTRIVQELQEKGFLEEVTPYNVGLGKCYRCKDVVEPLISKQWFVRVAPLAKEALEAVQLGRTRIIPEHWAKTYYDWMNNIRDWCISRQIWWGHRIPAWTCAECGQIIVAGKTPPECPACGSGKLDQETDVLDTWFSSALWPFSTMGWPEQKPLLKTFYPTSCLVTGFDILFFWVARMMMMGLKFMGEVPFRDVYIHALVRDEHGKKMSKSLGNVIDPLMVMDKYGTDAFRFTLAALAAQGRDIRLSENRIEGYRNFMNKLWNSARFTLPYSSTDVSETDLNDFSGFTLPEKWLLSRLNRTVGVVREALETYSFNDAAHALYEFSWHEFCDWGLEVSKIPLADSDPVVSSRAVRVLTHTLDSLLRLLHPFIPFITEEIASKLGSSSEPIIKGPYPAVDCQWIDERAENDMQFLMALIYAVRNLRAEMNVSSGKTLPVIIACASVEQIDLVRVNTAMVMSLARILSLDLRELTSDFTAPKNSATAVVSGARVYIPLHGIVDLDAEISRLNKEISKNTVEHEAVDKKLSNPDFISKAKPEAIEKQRKRQAELFTKLSGLRDALAKTLAMKEA, encoded by the coding sequence ATGACTCAGGATTTGCTGCCAAAGACATATAGCCCTGCCGAGATTGAATCAAAGTGGTACGATTTTTGGCTCGAAAACGGATATTTTAAGGCAGGCGACGATAAAACCGGTCTTGAATATTCAATTGTTATCCCACCTCCGAATGTCACAGGTTCACTACATATGGGGCATGCCCTTAACAATACTCTCCAGGACATACTTATTCGTTACCATCGAATGAACGGATACAACACGCTCTGGATGCCAGGTATGGACCACGCTGGTATAGCGACTCAGAACGTTGTCGAAAGACGTATTGGAGCGGAAGGCCTGACTCGGGATGATCTTGGAAGAGATAGATTTATCGAAAAAGTTTGGGAATGGAAGGAACAGTCCGGCGGTGTAATAATTAATCAGTTGAAGCGTCTTGGATGTTCATGCGACTGGGATAGACAACGATTCACAATGGATGAAGGCCTCTCTAACGCAGTCCGGGAGGTTTTCGTAAAGTTGTATGATGAAGGCTTAATCTATAAAGGGGATTATATAGTAAATTGGTGCCCGAGGTGTCATACCGCCCTGTCTGATCTTGAAGTAGAGCATGAAGAGACTCCGGGATCTCTCTGGCATATTCGGTACCCAATTGAGAATTCCGATGAGTGTTTGATTGTCGCAACGACCAGACCCGAAACAATGCTTGGAGATACAGCAGTGGCGGTTAACCCGACAGATCCGAGATATTCGAGATATGTCGGGAAATTCGCTATCCTGCCCCTTGTAGGACGAAGGCTCCGGATAATTGCCGATCCGATAGTCGCGATGGATTTCGGAACTGGCGCGCTTAAAGTAACCCCTTCACACGATCTCACGGACTTTGAGCTTTCCATAAGACATGATCTGGAACGAGTTACAATAATGGACTCTGACGCAAGAATAAATGAGAGGGGAATTCATTTTCAAGGTCTGGATCGTTATGAGTGTCGGACCCGGATAGTTCAAGAGCTTCAGGAAAAGGGGTTTCTTGAAGAAGTTACTCCGTACAATGTGGGATTAGGAAAATGCTACAGATGCAAGGATGTAGTGGAGCCCCTTATATCAAAACAGTGGTTCGTTCGTGTCGCTCCATTGGCAAAAGAAGCTCTTGAGGCTGTGCAGCTTGGTCGAACTCGCATAATTCCGGAACATTGGGCCAAAACCTACTACGACTGGATGAACAACATCCGCGATTGGTGCATATCCAGACAGATATGGTGGGGACACCGAATTCCTGCATGGACGTGCGCCGAGTGCGGCCAGATAATTGTTGCTGGAAAAACCCCTCCAGAATGCCCAGCATGCGGGAGCGGCAAGCTGGACCAGGAGACAGATGTTCTGGATACCTGGTTTTCATCTGCGCTCTGGCCATTTTCAACCATGGGGTGGCCTGAACAAAAGCCACTCTTGAAGACTTTTTACCCTACCTCCTGTCTGGTCACAGGTTTTGACATCCTTTTCTTTTGGGTAGCCAGAATGATGATGATGGGTCTAAAATTTATGGGTGAAGTGCCTTTCAGAGATGTCTATATTCATGCCCTCGTTCGAGATGAACATGGGAAAAAGATGAGTAAATCATTGGGCAATGTCATCGACCCCCTTATGGTAATGGACAAATATGGGACGGACGCTTTTCGTTTCACTCTGGCAGCTTTGGCTGCTCAAGGACGCGACATCCGATTATCCGAAAACCGGATTGAGGGGTACAGGAATTTCATGAACAAGTTATGGAATTCTGCCAGATTTACCCTTCCCTACTCTTCAACGGACGTTTCTGAAACTGATCTAAACGATTTCTCGGGCTTCACATTGCCCGAGAAATGGTTGCTTTCGCGACTGAACAGAACCGTCGGCGTAGTCCGTGAGGCGCTGGAAACTTACTCTTTTAACGACGCCGCCCATGCCTTGTATGAGTTTTCCTGGCATGAATTCTGCGATTGGGGATTGGAAGTATCAAAGATTCCTCTCGCTGACTCTGACCCAGTGGTGTCGTCGAGAGCGGTCAGAGTTCTGACCCATACATTGGACTCATTGCTGCGACTTCTGCACCCGTTCATTCCTTTCATCACTGAAGAGATAGCGTCAAAACTGGGTTCAAGTTCCGAGCCGATCATAAAAGGACCTTACCCCGCGGTCGACTGCCAATGGATAGATGAAAGAGCCGAAAATGATATGCAGTTTCTGATGGCTCTAATTTACGCCGTGCGTAATCTTAGAGCCGAGATGAACGTCTCATCAGGTAAAACTCTTCCTGTAATCATAGCTTGCGCGAGCGTGGAACAGATCGATCTTGTCAGGGTTAACACCGCTATGGTGATGAGTCTGGCGCGCATATTGAGTCTGGATCTGAGAGAATTGACCTCGGATTTTACGGCTCCCAAAAATAGCGCTACAGCCGTCGTAAGTGGAGCGAGAGTCTACATCCCTCTGCATGGAATAGTTGACCTGGACGCTGAAATATCCCGGTTGAACAAGGAAATTAGCAAAAACACCGTTGAGCATGAAGCTGTGGACAAGAAACTGAGCAACCCTGATTTTATTTCCAAAGCAAAACCGGAAGCAATTGAAAAGCAGAGAAAACGTCAGGCTGAATTATTTACCAAACTAAGCGGACTCAGAGACGCCTTAGCAAAAACACTTGCTATGAAAGAGGCATGA
- a CDS encoding biotin--[acetyl-CoA-carboxylase] ligase, giving the protein MFRPELIVLEETTSTQEVAVRMALDGGVSGATVMALNQTKGRGRSGSQWISPPGKNLAFSVIVRPNIEILKAPLIGMLSAICAAETVDDFCRPFRAQLKWPNDVLVEGKKIAGIISEARFLGKIVDFIVVGVGLNVNSRAEDFPDQLRESLTSFFSLTGKIVDLRTIATTFLQRMSELLNRVENVGPDFIPLQWERRWVHKGMKLVRDGITGTATALDSDGSLLLKLSDGKILKISSGTTSCA; this is encoded by the coding sequence ATGTTCAGGCCTGAGCTAATTGTACTTGAGGAAACAACTTCTACCCAAGAGGTAGCCGTAAGGATGGCGCTTGATGGAGGAGTTTCCGGCGCCACGGTAATGGCCTTGAATCAGACAAAGGGGCGAGGCAGGTCCGGCTCGCAATGGATATCACCTCCGGGTAAGAACCTTGCCTTTTCTGTGATAGTGCGACCAAATATTGAAATTCTTAAAGCTCCACTGATAGGCATGCTATCGGCCATCTGCGCAGCGGAAACGGTTGACGATTTCTGCAGACCATTTAGAGCCCAACTTAAATGGCCGAATGACGTTTTGGTTGAAGGGAAAAAAATCGCCGGTATAATCTCTGAGGCTCGATTCCTCGGAAAAATAGTAGATTTCATAGTTGTAGGAGTCGGGTTGAATGTCAATTCAAGAGCTGAAGATTTTCCGGACCAATTAAGAGAATCTCTGACGTCTTTTTTTAGCTTGACAGGCAAGATAGTCGACCTCAGGACAATTGCGACTACTTTTCTGCAAAGAATGAGCGAACTCTTGAACCGAGTTGAAAACGTAGGCCCAGATTTTATTCCTCTTCAGTGGGAGCGGAGATGGGTTCATAAAGGTATGAAGCTAGTCAGGGACGGGATCACTGGTACGGCCACCGCCTTGGATTCCGACGGATCGCTGCTTCTGAAGTTATCGGATGGTAAGATTTTGAAGATATCTTCGGGTACTACTTCATGCGCATGA
- a CDS encoding DUF1189 family protein yields MKLNSGIDSSDDGSLSQSLSSATLRIVILTLLVCIASSSIVFTLTSGLQFLTFLEKVASKFDLYCPEISIVDGEATIKEKQPYFVETPQDLNLTAIIDTRKNPDPNPLSHLKKDNTGMLLLRHSLVIKNREEISTIKLNNFPDMILNSQTISSEIGEYRSSIILSIFLGSLIYFGIGKIVQTLISALSIQLVTRYLAIPFSFGKGFKLASFVLVPCTLLDIILISLNLLGDSQLYIYLGCYAAVLFVLVKDLTASSIQQKVS; encoded by the coding sequence ATGAAACTTAATTCCGGAATCGACTCATCTGATGATGGTTCGTTATCCCAGTCGCTTTCTTCAGCCACCCTTAGAATAGTGATCCTGACGTTATTGGTATGCATAGCGTCAAGCTCCATCGTCTTCACTTTAACCTCTGGCTTGCAATTCTTGACTTTTTTGGAAAAAGTGGCCTCGAAATTCGACCTGTACTGTCCGGAAATCTCTATTGTAGATGGTGAGGCTACTATCAAGGAAAAGCAACCGTATTTCGTGGAAACGCCTCAAGATCTCAACCTTACAGCCATTATCGACACTAGGAAAAATCCTGACCCTAACCCCCTGTCTCACTTGAAAAAAGACAATACCGGCATGTTGTTGTTGCGCCATTCTCTGGTCATCAAGAACCGTGAGGAGATTTCTACAATCAAATTGAATAATTTTCCCGATATGATACTCAATTCTCAGACAATATCGTCAGAAATTGGAGAATATCGTTCGAGCATCATACTGTCCATCTTTTTAGGATCCCTAATATATTTTGGAATCGGGAAAATAGTTCAAACACTCATTTCCGCCCTATCAATACAGTTGGTGACTCGTTATCTTGCGATCCCGTTCAGTTTTGGTAAAGGATTCAAATTAGCTAGTTTTGTTTTGGTCCCATGTACTTTATTGGATATTATACTAATATCTTTAAACCTTTTAGGTGACTCCCAACTTTACATATATTTGGGATGTTATGCCGCAGTTCTGTTTGTGTTGGTTAAAGACCTTACTGCCTCATCAATCCAGCAAAAAGTCTCCTAA
- a CDS encoding DUF2065 domain-containing protein has product MDFFLSVIGMVMIIEGIPYFASPDRMKTVMKIVQAQPDNTLRIFGAILMALGLMFVFVARNSSSF; this is encoded by the coding sequence ATGGATTTTTTCTTAAGTGTCATCGGAATGGTCATGATCATAGAGGGGATTCCCTACTTCGCTTCCCCTGACAGGATGAAGACCGTTATGAAGATAGTGCAAGCGCAGCCGGATAATACCCTTAGGATTTTTGGAGCAATATTGATGGCCCTGGGGCTCATGTTCGTTTTTGTCGCGAGAAATAGCTCCTCTTTTTAG
- the queA gene encoding tRNA preQ1(34) S-adenosylmethionine ribosyltransferase-isomerase QueA translates to MSCATISIPTDEGINPFEDVPLEFRLSTYSYDLPPEAVAQEPVSKRDHSRLLYIDRKTGTLEHRNFFELSQLLNGSDALVINETKVIPASLEARKRTGGIVRLLVLDPAEPQEPYDPTDLAYRNCMFKTSGHLRNGTIIEISDGIELMVENIVSPGRAWIKFPVKETGFLAFLDRFGVPPLPPYIRQKETPLVNNRERYQTIYSQNPGSIAAPTAGLHFTEDIFAKLASKGIKILKITLHVGPGTFVPIKTPDIRLHKMEPENYIITDSTAKALQECIEEGRRIIAVGSTCVRALEASYEPTIGFCSGTHTTRLFITPGYKFKVVGGMITNFHLPQSTLFALVCAFAGIEVMIKSYRIAISNNYRFYSYGDACLII, encoded by the coding sequence ATGAGCTGCGCTACTATTTCCATCCCAACGGACGAGGGCATCAATCCATTCGAAGATGTGCCTCTAGAATTTCGCCTCTCCACATATTCATACGACTTGCCTCCAGAGGCTGTGGCCCAAGAACCCGTATCCAAAAGGGATCACTCTAGATTACTCTACATAGACAGAAAAACAGGAACCCTGGAACATCGCAACTTTTTTGAGTTAAGCCAATTGCTAAATGGTTCTGATGCCCTGGTAATAAATGAAACTAAGGTGATTCCGGCCTCCCTGGAGGCAAGAAAGAGGACCGGAGGCATAGTGCGGCTTCTGGTTCTGGACCCGGCGGAGCCGCAGGAACCGTACGATCCTACGGACTTAGCGTATCGTAATTGCATGTTCAAGACCAGTGGACATCTTCGCAACGGAACCATAATAGAGATTTCTGACGGAATAGAATTAATGGTGGAAAATATTGTATCCCCCGGAAGAGCGTGGATCAAATTTCCTGTCAAGGAAACAGGCTTTTTGGCATTTCTGGACAGGTTTGGAGTTCCCCCTCTTCCTCCATACATTAGACAAAAAGAGACTCCCCTGGTAAACAACAGGGAGCGTTATCAGACCATCTATTCACAAAACCCTGGCTCAATCGCGGCCCCTACAGCCGGTCTGCACTTTACTGAAGACATTTTTGCTAAACTTGCTTCCAAGGGTATAAAAATACTTAAAATCACGCTGCATGTCGGCCCCGGAACCTTCGTTCCGATTAAGACACCGGACATTCGGCTCCATAAAATGGAACCCGAAAACTACATAATTACTGACTCGACAGCGAAGGCGCTTCAGGAATGCATTGAAGAGGGGAGAAGGATAATCGCTGTTGGATCGACGTGCGTTAGGGCCCTGGAAGCCTCTTATGAACCTACTATCGGTTTTTGTAGTGGAACACATACCACTAGGCTATTTATAACCCCAGGGTACAAATTTAAGGTTGTGGGGGGCATGATCACCAACTTTCATCTCCCGCAATCTACTCTTTTCGCATTGGTCTGCGCATTCGCGGGCATCGAAGTGATGATCAAGTCTTACAGAATTGCAATTTCCAACAATTACAGATTCTATAGTTACGGGGATGCATGCCTAATTATTTGA